A genomic window from Candidatus Pelagisphaera phototrophica includes:
- a CDS encoding GNAT family N-acetyltransferase — MIRIELTQFSPLESSILQIRFDVFVAEQGVEPSLEVDGRDPECVHAIAYDGGLPIGTGRLLPDGHIGRMAVLKEYRSTGVGQKVLLKLVEAARERGWKQVELSSQIQAVNFYERFGFQRLGDVYIEAGIDHVDMRLDLE; from the coding sequence ATGATCCGCATAGAACTTACCCAATTCAGCCCACTTGAATCCAGTATCCTCCAAATACGATTCGATGTCTTCGTAGCTGAGCAAGGTGTCGAACCAAGCCTAGAGGTTGATGGTAGGGACCCGGAGTGCGTTCACGCGATCGCGTATGACGGAGGCCTCCCGATCGGTACCGGTCGCCTCTTGCCAGACGGACATATCGGTAGAATGGCGGTCCTCAAAGAGTACCGATCAACAGGAGTTGGACAGAAGGTACTCCTGAAGCTGGTCGAGGCCGCCCGCGAGAGAGGATGGAAACAGGTTGAACTGTCATCGCAAATTCAGGCAGTCAACTTTTACGAGAGGTTCGGATTTCAACGTCTAGGCGACGTTTACATTGAGGCCGGAATCGACCACGTGGATATGCGTCTTGATCTCGAATGA
- a CDS encoding Gfo/Idh/MocA family protein, with product MLSRRKFIKSSALAASTFAITPSWAKAANGDVRVAVVGVRGRGKSLIADVFRTEGSRLVALCDVDTAELAKRAAAVDEEYGVIVSQETDYRKLLERKDVDAVVLTTPNHWHALQTIWGCEAGKDVYVEKPVCHTVWEGRQMVAAAKKYNRIVQAGFQNRSDVGLQEAFPWIHAGNIGEIKMVRGLCYRNRASIGKIDTSLVPPKSVDYDKWLGPAEHQDLYRPELHYDWHWDFNTGNGDLGNQGPHELDLMRWILGDPDHPVKIQSLGGRFGWDDAGDTPNMGVTTFDWGGIPALFEVRNLWVKPELNNAPNFKGSRVGVIVTCEGGEFRGGRGGGFVYDNDGKRAKAFKGDRGSNHFPAFVKAVNSRKESDVAAHLESAYKSSCLAHLGNISYLKGKDAEGKSVGKFASKDGVLEETLGRYNEQMAEWSIDQSKELWKLGPELEFDARSEKFTGGDSYKQANKLLKKNYRPSYAVPSIV from the coding sequence ATGTTATCTCGTCGCAAATTTATTAAATCGTCTGCTTTGGCAGCGAGCACCTTCGCGATCACGCCCTCATGGGCAAAAGCGGCAAATGGTGATGTCCGAGTAGCCGTGGTCGGCGTTCGCGGACGTGGAAAGAGCTTAATTGCCGATGTATTCCGTACCGAAGGGTCTCGGTTGGTCGCACTTTGTGACGTGGATACAGCGGAACTCGCAAAACGGGCTGCCGCGGTTGACGAAGAATATGGCGTCATTGTTAGCCAGGAAACCGATTACCGCAAGCTGCTCGAGAGAAAAGATGTCGATGCGGTCGTCCTGACGACACCGAATCACTGGCATGCCCTGCAGACAATCTGGGGTTGCGAGGCGGGAAAAGATGTTTATGTCGAGAAACCCGTGTGCCACACGGTTTGGGAAGGTCGCCAGATGGTGGCTGCAGCAAAGAAATACAATCGTATCGTACAGGCTGGTTTCCAAAATCGTTCTGATGTTGGGCTGCAAGAGGCGTTTCCCTGGATTCATGCGGGTAACATAGGTGAAATCAAGATGGTGCGTGGTTTGTGCTACCGAAATCGAGCGAGCATAGGGAAGATCGATACTTCTCTGGTGCCGCCAAAATCGGTCGATTACGATAAGTGGCTTGGCCCTGCTGAACACCAAGACCTCTACCGTCCGGAATTACACTATGATTGGCACTGGGATTTCAATACCGGCAATGGCGACTTGGGAAATCAAGGTCCCCATGAGCTCGATTTAATGCGCTGGATTCTTGGTGATCCGGATCATCCGGTTAAAATCCAGTCGTTGGGAGGTCGATTCGGATGGGACGATGCCGGCGATACGCCGAATATGGGTGTCACTACATTCGATTGGGGAGGAATTCCGGCCCTGTTCGAGGTGCGCAATCTATGGGTGAAGCCTGAACTGAACAATGCCCCAAACTTCAAAGGCTCCCGTGTTGGCGTTATTGTAACTTGTGAAGGCGGAGAATTCCGAGGAGGTCGAGGCGGAGGATTCGTCTATGACAATGACGGTAAGCGGGCGAAGGCATTCAAGGGTGATCGTGGTTCTAATCATTTCCCTGCGTTCGTGAAAGCTGTGAATAGCCGCAAGGAAAGCGATGTGGCGGCTCATTTGGAGAGCGCTTACAAATCCAGTTGCCTGGCGCATCTCGGAAACATTTCTTACTTGAAAGGTAAAGATGCTGAAGGGAAGTCAGTCGGGAAGTTTGCGTCGAAGGATGGAGTACTCGAGGAAACACTAGGGCGCTATAATGAGCAAATGGCTGAGTGGAGCATCGATCAGTCGAAAGAGCTGTGGAAGCTAGGCCCTGAGCTTGAATTCGATGCGCGATCTGAGAAATTCACTGGAGGAGATTCATACAAGCAGGCCAACAAGCTCCTCAAGAAGAACTACCGACCTAGCTACGCGGTACCCTCTATCGTCTAG
- a CDS encoding riboflavin synthase: protein MFTGLVEEKGEVLSFHEQPEAWRMRVRANLVAQELELGDSVAINGCCLSVVEISKTILTFDVLEETRRLTNLKNIDPGSKVNLERSLRFNGRVGGHFLTGHVDGSGKIVELGIRAKDVILKIEVPREFEHYLVYKGCIGIDGISLTVAEVEENVLTVWLIPHTLQVTGLGDLKRGDKVNLEFDLLAKYTEKILSKQER, encoded by the coding sequence ATGTTTACAGGTCTTGTTGAAGAAAAGGGCGAGGTGCTGAGCTTTCACGAGCAACCGGAGGCTTGGCGGATGAGAGTACGGGCAAACTTGGTGGCTCAGGAATTGGAGTTGGGTGACAGTGTGGCGATCAATGGGTGCTGCCTATCAGTTGTCGAAATCAGCAAGACGATTTTAACCTTTGATGTGCTTGAAGAGACGCGGCGGCTGACAAATCTCAAAAATATCGATCCCGGATCTAAGGTGAATTTGGAGAGGAGCCTGCGCTTCAACGGCCGTGTAGGTGGACATTTTCTGACGGGGCACGTAGATGGTTCAGGCAAAATCGTGGAGCTCGGAATTAGAGCTAAGGATGTCATCCTGAAGATTGAAGTCCCAAGAGAATTTGAACACTATCTGGTGTACAAAGGCTGCATCGGAATCGATGGAATTTCTCTGACGGTTGCTGAAGTTGAGGAAAATGTCCTTACGGTTTGGCTGATTCCTCACACGCTCCAAGTGACGGGGTTGGGTGATTTGAAGCGAGGGGATAAAGTGAATCTAGAGTTTGATCTACTTGCCAAATATACCGAAAAAATCCTGTCCAAACAGGAACGCTAG
- a CDS encoding uracil-DNA glycosylase — MRSQINSVVDELKRLRKEGQDRIYVSEESLRDLKLALGKIVAEDSEKEMESAVALIPDRIRSATAEDFNRVLKEEPKTASKTSGDRKATLGIPPAFELPEGNKQKRWDALREIVLNCPKCNENKREGYQLVFGVGSLDADIFFCGEAPGADEEEQGEPFVGKAGQLLDKMIGAMGLAREEVYIGNIMNWRPQLPTRVGNRPPTIGEIEFCLPYLRAQIEVVKPKLIVALGATAAKGLLGSKSFRSLREVKGEWREFEKTPLLATYHPSYLLRNDSKRDKRSAWEDLLKVMERCGLPISDRQRGYFL; from the coding sequence ATGAGATCTCAAATAAATAGCGTCGTTGATGAGCTGAAACGTTTGCGAAAAGAGGGACAGGATCGCATTTATGTATCGGAAGAGTCCCTACGCGACTTGAAATTGGCGTTAGGGAAGATTGTAGCGGAAGATTCTGAAAAGGAAATGGAGAGTGCGGTTGCTTTGATACCCGATAGAATACGTTCGGCAACAGCGGAAGATTTTAACCGGGTTCTCAAGGAAGAACCAAAAACGGCTAGTAAAACCTCTGGTGATAGAAAAGCTACCCTTGGAATACCACCTGCATTTGAATTGCCGGAAGGCAACAAGCAAAAGCGTTGGGACGCGTTGCGGGAGATCGTACTAAATTGTCCGAAATGCAACGAGAATAAGCGAGAGGGCTATCAGCTAGTGTTTGGAGTAGGTAGTTTGGATGCTGATATCTTTTTTTGTGGCGAAGCTCCCGGAGCAGACGAAGAAGAGCAGGGGGAGCCTTTCGTCGGTAAAGCCGGACAGTTGCTCGATAAGATGATTGGCGCCATGGGGCTTGCTCGTGAGGAAGTCTATATTGGAAATATCATGAATTGGCGTCCGCAGCTTCCTACCCGAGTGGGCAATCGACCGCCAACAATCGGTGAGATTGAATTTTGCCTCCCATATTTAAGGGCTCAGATTGAGGTCGTTAAGCCAAAGCTGATCGTGGCGCTAGGTGCGACTGCAGCGAAGGGCTTGCTTGGGTCGAAATCGTTTCGTAGTTTGAGGGAAGTAAAAGGGGAGTGGAGGGAATTTGAAAAAACACCTTTGCTCGCCACTTATCATCCTTCGTATTTGCTCCGAAACGACAGCAAGCGAGATAAGCGATCTGCGTGGGAAGATCTGCTGAAGGTGATGGAGCGTTGCGGCCTACCGATTAGTGACCGGCAGCGAGGGTATTTTCTCTGA
- a CDS encoding hybrid sensor histidine kinase/response regulator gives MDGKRPEITSISLPVDSSTEYREQPLPYPHRVLESLENGKSHFDEHIPELDWNLLSQLSLPGENASLSLHDGNGLFIKITGGCENLWNRSEEEILGSRISDFIEPSKAFSNWFLSLKHDAQNEVFSTNRIDGDSEPAPVSLKRVPIFIGSQPSLSRIVLKAVTVSTKTKQEIHPSLFFSCDSSGNFIGGPEEWSNYFGIPKDQSAIQNLSDIIDPEDRTYLITYLETLKKSGRSETKSLRFKSSHGKVRTLLLSGEHSQEQFDLLAQDLTLDLVEPAKNLKTISAKLSSAALAWVQLSEDNCRIIEVNNAFKQVTGYRKTEVPTFEDLFGECIENNATSKATSSIREGIEDSFELRLHRKNGDSIWVSLKTFPLKDQEGNLLYTAFTISDITNEKNSRKTSVHQENLRSIGQMASGIAHDFNNLLAPILGFSELLLNMPNGGRDDKKLISFLENIKVAAQDGAAVVSRLRDFYGNQPSVEEATSDIDLKKLAQQVKDLTQHRWKSQAEARGANIEFRSMVESRQCVHGNEPELRQALSNLVINAADAIEGDGVITLSIIDYKKNVCIKIKDTGCGMPERIQVKCLDPFYSTKGKRGTGLGLSIVAGIVKCHKGEIEIESIKGSGSTVTIQLPAVDATPAKIDKKISSESSNSLRIMLVDDEAVLLEVLSELLDSGGHEVRKFENGEAALNAFKKESFDLVITDRAMPNMSGEQLAAKIKAINSRTPIIMATGFGDMISDDNETSKNVDLVLAKPVTLDLLNEKLSELTSSDLN, from the coding sequence ATGGATGGTAAACGACCAGAGATTACTAGCATCTCGCTGCCTGTAGATTCAAGTACTGAGTATCGGGAACAGCCACTACCCTATCCCCATAGGGTTCTTGAGTCTTTGGAGAATGGCAAGAGCCATTTCGATGAACATATTCCCGAGTTGGATTGGAATCTTTTGTCACAACTTTCCCTACCCGGAGAAAACGCCTCGCTGTCTCTTCATGACGGAAATGGCCTTTTCATAAAAATAACGGGTGGTTGTGAAAATCTTTGGAATCGGTCAGAGGAAGAGATCCTTGGCTCCCGAATCAGCGATTTCATCGAGCCCAGTAAAGCGTTTTCGAATTGGTTTTTGAGCCTGAAACATGATGCCCAAAATGAAGTATTCTCTACCAATAGAATAGATGGAGATTCAGAGCCCGCACCCGTTTCCCTCAAACGAGTACCAATTTTCATCGGGTCGCAGCCCTCCCTTTCACGCATCGTTCTAAAAGCGGTTACCGTAAGTACCAAAACGAAACAAGAGATTCATCCGTCTCTTTTCTTTAGTTGCGATTCGAGTGGCAATTTCATTGGTGGACCCGAGGAATGGTCGAACTATTTTGGCATCCCAAAGGACCAATCGGCAATTCAAAATCTGTCTGATATAATCGATCCCGAAGATCGGACTTATCTAATAACCTATCTGGAGACTTTAAAGAAAAGCGGGAGATCCGAAACGAAATCATTACGTTTTAAAAGCTCCCACGGAAAAGTAAGAACGCTCCTTTTGTCTGGGGAACACTCTCAAGAGCAATTCGATCTTCTGGCCCAAGACCTTACCCTCGACCTTGTCGAGCCTGCCAAGAATCTGAAGACCATTTCCGCGAAACTCTCAAGTGCCGCCCTCGCTTGGGTACAATTATCGGAAGACAACTGTCGAATTATCGAGGTGAATAACGCTTTCAAGCAAGTTACCGGATATCGAAAAACAGAGGTACCGACGTTTGAAGACCTCTTTGGCGAATGTATCGAAAACAACGCTACATCAAAGGCAACCTCATCCATCCGAGAAGGAATTGAGGATTCATTCGAACTGCGACTACATCGAAAAAATGGTGACAGCATTTGGGTCTCTCTAAAAACTTTTCCTTTAAAAGACCAGGAGGGGAACTTACTTTACACAGCCTTCACGATCTCCGACATCACGAACGAAAAAAATTCCCGAAAAACCTCCGTCCATCAAGAAAATCTCAGATCGATAGGCCAAATGGCGAGCGGAATCGCTCATGATTTCAACAACCTGTTGGCCCCTATTCTCGGATTCTCGGAACTACTCCTGAACATGCCAAATGGAGGGCGAGATGACAAGAAACTGATTTCCTTTCTCGAAAATATAAAGGTTGCCGCACAAGATGGGGCTGCTGTTGTCTCGCGGCTTCGAGACTTTTATGGAAATCAACCCTCCGTAGAAGAAGCAACTTCAGACATTGACCTCAAAAAACTGGCCCAACAAGTCAAAGACCTCACCCAACATCGTTGGAAAAGCCAGGCCGAGGCAAGGGGGGCCAATATCGAGTTCAGATCTATGGTTGAATCACGTCAATGCGTTCACGGGAACGAACCTGAGCTCAGGCAGGCTTTATCAAATCTAGTTATTAATGCAGCAGATGCGATAGAAGGAGACGGAGTCATTACACTCTCAATTATTGATTACAAAAAAAATGTTTGTATCAAGATTAAAGATACCGGATGCGGAATGCCCGAGAGAATCCAGGTCAAGTGCTTGGACCCGTTTTACTCCACCAAAGGAAAACGGGGCACCGGGCTCGGGCTATCGATCGTGGCAGGAATTGTCAAATGTCACAAAGGAGAGATCGAGATTGAGTCCATCAAAGGGAGTGGATCCACCGTCACAATACAACTTCCTGCGGTTGATGCGACCCCAGCAAAAATCGACAAAAAGATTTCCTCCGAATCGTCCAATTCTCTCCGCATAATGCTGGTCGACGATGAGGCAGTTCTACTCGAAGTTCTTTCGGAGCTTCTGGACAGTGGTGGACATGAAGTTAGGAAATTTGAGAATGGCGAAGCTGCTCTAAATGCATTCAAGAAGGAATCTTTCGACCTTGTTATCACCGACCGAGCAATGCCGAATATGAGCGGCGAGCAGCTCGCAGCGAAAATCAAAGCAATTAATTCACGCACCCCGATTATCATGGCGACGGGATTTGGCGACATGATCAGCGACGACAATGAGACCTCCAAAAACGTTGATCTTGTACTGGCGAAGCCCGTCACATTGGACCTCCTTAATGAAAAGCTATCTGAACTGACTTCCTCCGATTTAAACTAA
- a CDS encoding response regulator, translating to MKSVVIIEDQTAVREMVSEFISLSPGYEIVGSFGNGEEGLQGCIKLRPETVILDVGLPKLSGTDVLKGLTLHVPGVKVLIFSGKASSANIRELLSAGAQGYVDKMDGFDEFKKALEIISGGGTFIGPKMASLMRSLILNPDSSSSEIPLSDREKQILQLVAESYSTKEIAARLYISVRTVDNHRTNIMRKLNLHDVAALTRYAIKNDLISLA from the coding sequence ATGAAAAGCGTCGTAATTATAGAAGATCAAACTGCAGTCAGGGAAATGGTTTCCGAGTTCATCTCCCTCTCACCAGGATACGAGATTGTAGGTTCGTTCGGCAACGGCGAGGAAGGACTGCAGGGATGCATAAAACTTAGACCGGAAACTGTCATCCTAGATGTTGGTCTCCCCAAACTCAGTGGAACCGATGTCCTTAAAGGACTAACGTTGCATGTGCCCGGAGTCAAAGTTCTCATTTTCTCAGGTAAAGCGAGCTCTGCGAACATCCGTGAACTGCTTTCTGCTGGGGCACAAGGATACGTCGACAAAATGGACGGATTCGACGAGTTTAAGAAAGCGCTCGAGATCATCTCAGGAGGCGGAACATTCATCGGCCCCAAGATGGCAAGTCTCATGCGCTCTCTAATTCTCAACCCAGATTCTAGCTCTAGCGAAATCCCCCTTTCTGACAGGGAGAAACAAATTCTCCAACTCGTTGCCGAGAGTTATTCAACTAAGGAAATTGCAGCTCGCCTCTATATTTCCGTACGAACCGTCGACAACCACCGTACGAATATAATGAGAAAACTCAATCTCCATGATGTCGCGGCTTTGACGCGGTATGCGATCAAGAACGATCTCATCTCCCTCGCCTGA
- a CDS encoding rod shape-determining protein — translation MQQKTDTQNADSLYAESEDNAFLGYPYSPSLISTADPDFEENPESAAKVSPSKKATDKSTRKFQPKRSNIETLLVGLDLGTNSTYVQIAEPGAQAIEASALIPTVVGYSRPGILPDVLPGNQTTFFGDEAIAHKLHLDLVPPLKDGAIEDLEAARDFLAHVKERIGDSKDTEYRAVIGTPANASSQAKENIRLAVTQLFDKVILIPEPFLAALGSRKESTGIDPVTNSIFVDIGAGSSDVCLIQGYYPSSDDQISLPFAGDTVDRIIQKAILAKYPDCGISVAKCREIKETYSFVNGSKNSVLAPVMIRGKVRRLEVADAIGTACNALLEKIYQAVRTLVMHAEPESIPSLLENIIITGGGSMIPGLDEALESLLLEEGFEGCQVICAGDSYKSKVAAGALITAHQADERQWQNLLR, via the coding sequence ATGCAACAAAAGACTGACACTCAAAATGCGGATAGCCTCTATGCTGAATCTGAGGACAACGCATTTCTAGGCTATCCGTACTCACCATCTCTCATTTCTACAGCTGATCCTGATTTTGAGGAAAATCCGGAATCCGCAGCCAAGGTTTCACCCTCCAAGAAGGCGACGGATAAGAGCACTCGGAAATTTCAGCCTAAACGCTCGAACATCGAGACGCTCTTGGTGGGACTCGATCTCGGAACGAACTCGACCTATGTCCAGATCGCAGAACCCGGAGCACAGGCTATAGAAGCTTCAGCCTTAATCCCTACCGTAGTCGGCTACTCCCGTCCGGGAATACTGCCAGACGTCTTGCCTGGCAACCAAACCACCTTTTTCGGCGACGAAGCAATCGCCCATAAACTCCACCTCGATTTGGTTCCGCCACTGAAAGACGGCGCAATAGAAGACTTGGAAGCAGCCCGTGACTTTCTTGCCCATGTGAAAGAACGTATCGGCGACTCCAAAGACACGGAATACCGGGCGGTCATAGGCACTCCAGCTAATGCCAGTTCCCAGGCGAAGGAGAACATTCGCTTAGCCGTAACCCAGCTTTTTGACAAAGTCATACTTATCCCGGAGCCTTTCCTAGCTGCTCTCGGCAGTCGCAAGGAATCAACCGGCATAGATCCCGTCACAAATTCGATTTTCGTAGATATTGGAGCCGGATCTTCGGACGTCTGCCTCATTCAAGGATACTATCCATCCAGTGACGACCAAATCAGCCTCCCATTCGCAGGGGACACGGTCGACCGGATCATCCAAAAAGCCATTCTCGCAAAGTACCCAGATTGCGGAATCTCGGTCGCCAAATGCCGCGAGATCAAGGAAACCTATAGTTTCGTCAACGGATCCAAGAATTCGGTCCTCGCTCCGGTAATGATACGTGGAAAGGTGCGACGCCTCGAAGTAGCCGATGCAATCGGTACCGCCTGCAACGCCCTTCTAGAAAAAATTTACCAGGCAGTCCGCACCCTAGTGATGCATGCCGAACCTGAAAGCATCCCTTCTCTTTTGGAAAACATCATCATCACCGGGGGAGGAAGCATGATCCCCGGGCTTGATGAAGCACTCGAATCGCTCCTATTGGAAGAGGGCTTCGAGGGATGCCAAGTTATTTGTGCAGGCGATTCGTACAAATCGAAAGTCGCAGCGGGAGCCTTGATCACGGCTCACCAAGCGGACGAACGCCAATGGCAAAATCTTTTACGTTAG
- the gspG gene encoding type II secretion system major pseudopilin GspG: MKRRRSLSNKRGFTLIEIMLVIGLMVLLVGLVVTNVDNLFGTNQAELVRFKVKESFKTPLTSYRIHMGSFPSTQQGLKALAVRPEGDGGRWRGPYIEGEENLKDPWGHDLQYRYPGTHNTSSYDLYSLGPDGTESGDDITNW, from the coding sequence ATGAAAAGAAGACGGTCACTTTCGAATAAACGTGGTTTTACCCTAATAGAGATAATGCTCGTGATAGGGTTGATGGTTCTCCTGGTCGGACTTGTCGTAACGAATGTCGACAATCTCTTCGGGACAAACCAGGCGGAGTTGGTTCGCTTTAAGGTTAAAGAGTCCTTCAAGACACCTTTGACTAGCTATCGAATTCACATGGGCAGTTTCCCCTCGACCCAGCAAGGCTTGAAGGCGTTGGCGGTTCGCCCGGAAGGTGACGGCGGCAGATGGAGAGGCCCGTACATCGAGGGTGAAGAAAATCTGAAGGATCCCTGGGGCCACGATCTTCAATACCGGTATCCTGGCACGCACAATACTTCATCGTACGACCTTTACTCCCTCGGACCGGACGGCACTGAGTCGGGCGACGATATTACCAACTGGTAA
- a CDS encoding pilus assembly FimT family protein gives MSNQAMKVRVGDCDWRRAFTLIELMLTMALIALLSSLFIWNINALLKQGELEALQNELWGAVEKAKQAAVFSRQPHKVRFDEKLKSFMVSSGGEEIAFKVDASGFGEEVEIEVLFKMILPIDGYRLVRGELVTHREIESVTFFPDGTCTPFSVDLKIGEYESGYQIDPWTGSQLTAPEEDA, from the coding sequence ATGAGCAATCAAGCGATGAAAGTTAGAGTTGGCGATTGTGATTGGCGTCGAGCGTTCACTTTGATTGAGCTGATGCTCACGATGGCCTTGATCGCCCTTTTGTCGTCGTTGTTTATTTGGAATATTAATGCGCTTTTGAAGCAAGGAGAACTGGAAGCCCTGCAGAACGAGTTGTGGGGAGCAGTAGAAAAGGCGAAGCAGGCGGCGGTGTTTAGCCGTCAGCCTCACAAGGTCCGCTTTGACGAAAAGCTTAAGTCGTTCATGGTTTCGTCGGGCGGCGAAGAGATCGCCTTTAAAGTGGACGCCAGTGGATTTGGCGAAGAAGTCGAAATCGAGGTCTTGTTTAAAATGATTCTTCCCATAGATGGTTATCGTCTTGTACGGGGCGAATTGGTCACCCATCGCGAAATCGAATCGGTTACGTTTTTTCCTGACGGGACTTGCACGCCATTCTCTGTAGATTTGAAAATTGGTGAATATGAAAGTGGATACCAAATTGATCCATGGACGGGGTCCCAATTGACGGCTCCCGAGGAAGACGCATGA
- a CDS encoding type II secretion system protein — protein MRVRAKRKRRRGFTIIEVMLALALFGVAVTTFTAAYLNIINAIAAIQVDQAYEQDMSMIRLDAFSSVLVEDLEEGGKVFTGSHGEASWRVEYEPTLVADLFRVSLLMEILDKEKDEMKEVEEVHYLTRPTWSDPVERAELRAETRDRLLAKQSGLE, from the coding sequence ATGAGGGTTAGGGCGAAAAGGAAGAGGAGGCGGGGTTTTACTATTATAGAGGTGATGCTCGCCCTCGCTTTGTTTGGGGTGGCCGTAACGACCTTTACTGCGGCCTATCTAAATATTATCAATGCCATCGCTGCGATACAGGTCGACCAGGCTTATGAGCAAGACATGTCCATGATCCGGTTAGACGCGTTTTCGAGCGTTTTAGTCGAAGACTTGGAAGAGGGTGGGAAGGTTTTCACTGGAAGCCATGGTGAGGCGTCTTGGAGAGTTGAGTACGAGCCCACTTTGGTTGCTGACCTTTTTCGGGTTAGTCTTCTCATGGAAATCTTGGACAAGGAAAAAGACGAGATGAAGGAAGTGGAAGAAGTTCATTATCTGACACGACCGACTTGGTCGGACCCGGTGGAGAGGGCGGAGCTGCGGGCAGAAACAAGGGACCGGCTGCTTGCAAAGCAAAGCGGCTTGGAATAA
- a CDS encoding PilW family protein, with amino-acid sequence MSPTKQRNRSLRSSKGFTLLEVMFAVFMGSALLVAATAFVFALGELWGKGANVWLFQKHVRGVSRFLEQSIQKSGWKTPAGGAQTPVYWSSRGGRAYENEQFLTFELDKSPGVLVWPEMPLPHVVCSLELDGEDGLYLLWRSRLETGFEEEEPRKTLISPFVTEIKYFYLDAEDEEAEWEIEDDPNKEADGQFLLPQRIEITFEYEGREEKRQIVLPVFFDGVPFF; translated from the coding sequence ATGAGTCCAACAAAACAGCGAAACCGATCTCTCCGTTCGAGCAAAGGATTCACTTTGCTTGAGGTGATGTTTGCGGTGTTCATGGGTTCCGCCTTGCTGGTCGCGGCGACCGCATTTGTGTTCGCCCTAGGAGAGCTGTGGGGTAAAGGGGCAAACGTTTGGCTATTTCAGAAACACGTGCGAGGCGTATCCAGATTTTTGGAACAGTCCATACAAAAATCCGGCTGGAAGACGCCTGCGGGCGGAGCGCAGACCCCTGTCTATTGGTCAAGTCGTGGAGGTCGGGCCTATGAGAATGAGCAATTTCTAACGTTCGAACTAGACAAAAGCCCGGGTGTGCTGGTTTGGCCGGAAATGCCCTTGCCGCATGTTGTCTGCTCGCTAGAGCTGGACGGGGAGGATGGGCTCTATTTGCTTTGGCGGTCGCGGCTTGAAACAGGCTTTGAAGAGGAAGAACCGCGCAAAACGCTCATCTCACCTTTCGTCACGGAAATAAAATACTTTTATCTAGACGCTGAGGATGAGGAAGCGGAATGGGAAATTGAAGACGATCCCAATAAGGAAGCAGATGGCCAGTTTCTCTTGCCGCAGCGAATTGAAATAACCTTCGAATACGAAGGCAGAGAAGAAAAGCGACAGATCGTGCTGCCTGTCTTTTTCGACGGGGTTCCCTTTTTCTGA